The Branchiostoma floridae strain S238N-H82 chromosome 17, Bfl_VNyyK, whole genome shotgun sequence genome has a window encoding:
- the LOC118404118 gene encoding transcription factor HIVEP3-like — MPRRKQVNPKPLKRQREEAEELLRKVNETSSPTPEEDGEEVKGEEAQAAGKPDQVDTQLPKRQRIGTRSANKDNKSQQQATKNKKATPKADPEVTKSSQNGRKVQKKPQGKGRGKGRGRGQRQPKPSTKLPSPKANNHDENSLDQFELADEDTKSGKEVEKEIVEKPKPKTAVSEKPSSKRTREPMKSSPDGKTEVVESAQTEPDEQTNMTDLEVQARNEALEALLQITDSELNKMDRSPSSAQPPFPPQVSNSPAQQPTGQRSHPAESPAVVAMPTGVLRAVHDGRGDVQYHAAVEQQALKLLYTKQSGVAESHMLYRASKIMGKTDLVETMKQEELAKQEKKQKKAGRHVCPYCGRGCAKPSVLKKHIRSHTGERPYPCVPCGFAFKTKSNLYKHRKSHAHALKAGLVTNPDGSKIEAMDDIIDDGVDTTDSEDDSDETVEGKVSEGSDHAQKLLASNMRIPSSYAMPVHMSVSSAGSNTDDPGLSEGLASKMRVPYPSPQPNQSQPMYFVPGREGSQVQMHPDKFVLIQPQVSQVPSGLPVNMPVHMRPAVQTLAQTVRERLAAKSQENLADKSRQEALRQRRMAISNLSPLPPLKTSNFGNMMSLSMSSLPDVGQQSTPTSMVPRQQAVQTMSSPLTPGSKSVSMSNVASKDSSQQPQRSLDRESLHERIMQLINQNEAIVESQSLENVKPRRMSGSRRSSIESPKPTSMGYLDLMKKSSPEVTQQMNSQSIQGRRGSLGNLSEMQTLGAGIPPMTPVTTISFSLSPSPSMGLVAIATTAPASPLVTATGFIATPPSNGSSRGSSPVVQLPTRAEVLSFQMTHKKGTEKEMSEKWSGPQGKGTEPQLTSPLVPINVNSVQTSAHFTSTAAATSGTATQAGPETGSSMIKELLLSRGRIQTEMMKSSTERDLPKHPTYANPLELQTSVRMIQKEDRVLHSPKKRKLYEEMQAKAQRQAMAALQQSGSQATVEGPPLKIFLEEGRVLSPNVRENSPHYATSATNMAARPSEGSSTPLETNSSQSSSSQEAGQQVHSNYQPAIQKETKDQQGEKTVLLTKSDTFSQLPSEKLPPKKKLLYAGMHSPNPEARLAMGEGSSGLQTAMSQQGTAADVKKTSGNVLQPLQSLYRLANIKDPPAAFMTKPDVSSTVADPNIAVSSLTRAMERDKEVSSSAVRPEQLVQPVSEKPSSFGNDSQVQKGHVSTPVVSTQSLQSVGTAEHKLSSGLSSYSIGQQSHQAVTLDKIVTVPAAGQHYSLSAANSSARTADVGQLSSPLAVTQEKKLLPQSLSHATQKPKEGVMGTAPFIQSTAHRQEGTAHQGKTAGIHGPPGQLTPYTGQLAVQFSQQTAQVAKHHSQQGQGTEPHSQHAAPSNIQIQLKKSPSEEQVLHSRGQQMQTTAQEEVQHDRQSNPPRADPNTSTRHRVPYVTFERGKENIVVINVPAPAPPREMQSMKLEQTGNIIKANIMPGAGGQQRMLVQMAVPLGGQTVPTNQSSLVSPPMQGIGMGQRQQKVAMARAQMQGAAIKPDQFGKTVEVMASLQPVALLTFCTLHRPQPIHLEQGSNQSISMYAKWNIVPSSIDVRGNLSLYNSQVNKRKYRRGITTIANSTQPRGGILTPSSFWSSRHKVKATQQALQVKGQTPQPTKEETVPQAGEGATAEGEVSDSRKKLKEAIRAKNEPLRVKIFDGGYKSNEDYVYVRGRGRGKYVCEDCGIRCKKPSMLKKHIRTHTDVRPYHCKYCNFSFKTKGNLTKHMKSKAHSKKCLETGVPVEDGAVDETGEETASSTGQDAGVEDHQFSDAETTDSAEDEETESENENDDEDDEEEVVEIQDSGISQGGGALSSSSMQTPELFSMYPHSLSVSSIGLSTIYGKSVSLSQNPTPLASPPASLPAPEELSKTIQKTVRDLEGKEDGSKIQESGRLDLLAEALKVRTKPATVPPPLTIGSTQAGMGFWGLTQSLKQPQTSVIPPTSFQLPPPQPPEQRTPEKPNSLTPQVSSPLPPVLTPQKTFAHGPPLPSPLLLSPPPLLDKHGYVTSQIISANQPLPGHKTGKTAMPQKQDVVSVRLLAEKGNPVMSSMPGSVAEEKGLQKEHTIEKKPPSTNPQFKQLPHLVPEADRQADLHHTQVQVKNETTEPKVKVETAEKLSQSQREDATPQHESLISTKTVDAMQLISEREKPLEGEIQQVMHANIQDGDSSQTKVIVTKDGQVEEFHTCHLCKRAFQWGRMLQEHMRAHVEERPFTCKECAVSFRTKGHLSKHERSQTHHLKVEADAQFMEWNEVEVVDSTNDPRPFKCKECKVAFRIPGHLAKHLRSKGHAYAVERQERIHQLDGSSSAQISPGSLKTGLQKNTGDVGVGTAEGAAGRELIQHGDLKSQTSPSCSKTSSETLMNVGLKKEVTARGRIRSISETEAEKLGREKHLFERFTRERTISETEAYAPQMRVAAGMVPLRISTSSMAPAAHYILPQTSGQVLQQLPGIMYAQAQPMSPRLAKTHIPIQPALPTNSTGVRTVMQPSLAIVPQVVATDGKTAIVGTPVSMPSTLPMQPLLIPQEQARNPGAPGQPQILPRMTAPGLLMPVTPQHHQTPSPAVPSTAGAQHRLQMISLAKGSVPFIVTAPTMSPISPGAPSSVNVHGAPPSSVLANISPGSYSPQSSDLAARTCPHCKRSFKSARYVSKHIQTRHSGVKNFKCPYEGCDKEYAIKESYKYHISTHERNSNRQASLEQQENVKRQRTISEQTDSSIETMSGPSVEKSHQSLGETSAQSVPSQQIVSIGQDERKDKKDKIEEPLQCKDTEVKAGESTKEEDQQTIDENTKGTMTKESSPVPVDTKKDCDNLAIVESSKDTDEFTKSSEDTVGFKEETCITAVPIPGTRGQGGKQGVETRRKRKLREQVTVKHTSPKTRKKDSAKVQQQTNTTPKKLSEKRKPRTAVESTRGGTSKTNSSLLSHKLETPINADTQTYKQTTESLDGNERKVEESESKLKDKEEENRL, encoded by the exons ATGCCACGTCGGAAACAAGTCAACCCAAAGCCGTTGAAAC GGCAAAGAGAGGAGGCAGAAGAGCTGCTGAGGAAGGTGAATGAGACCAGCAGTCCAACTCCAGAGGAGGATGGAGAAGAAGTCAAAG GTGAGGAAGCGCAGGCTGCTGGGAAGCCTGATCAAGTTGACACACAGCTGCCCAAGAGACAACGGATAGGAACACGGTCAGCAAACAAAGACAATAAGAGTCAGCAACAGGCAACGAAAAATAAGAAAGCCACCCCAAAAGCTGACCCAGAGGTCACCAAAAGCAGTCAAAATGGCAGAAAGGTGCAGAAGAAACCACAGGGTAAAGGTCGGGGCAAAGGTCGCGGTAGGGGTCAGCGGCAGCCCAAACCCTCTACAAAATTACCTTCTCCAAAGGCCAACAACCACGACGAAAACTCGCTGGACCAGTTTGAACTGGCTGATGAGGACACCAAGTCTGGTAAGGAGGTGGAAAAGGAGATCGTTGAGAAACCGAAGCCCAAGACCGCAGTGTCAGAGAAGCCCAGCTCCAAGCGAACAAGGGAGCCAATGAAAAGCAGCCCTGACGGCAAAACCGAAGTTGTAGAATCAGCCCAAACCGAGCCTGATGAACAAACCAACATGACCGACCTGGAGGTTCAGGCGAGAAACGAGGCACTGGAGGCCCTGTTGCAGATTACGGACTCTGAGCTGAATAAGATGGACAGGTCGCCAAGCTCAGCGCAACCGCCATTCCCTCCCCAAGTTAGCAACAGCCCCGCCCAGCAACccacaggtcaaaggtcacatccTGCAGAAAGCCCAGCTGTAGTCGCCATGCCAACAGGTGTTCTGAGAGCAGTGCATGATGGGAGGGGAGATGTGCAGTATCATGCAGCTGTGGAACAGCAGGCTTTAAAGCTTCTGTACACAAAGCAATCTGGGGTTGCAGAGAGTCACATGCTGTACAGGGCATCGAAAATTATGGGCAAGACTGACTTGGTGGAAACAATGAAGCAAGAAGAGCTGGCCAAGCAGGAGAAGAAGCAGAAGAAGGCTGGCCGGCATGTTTGTCCTTATTGTGGAAGAGGCTGTGCCAAACCAAGTGTTCTGAAGAAGCACATTCGGTCTCACACCGGTGAAAGACCTTACCCCTGCGTACCATGTGGCTTTGCATTTAAGACCAAAAGTAACTTGTACAAGCACCGTAAGTCCCATGCACATGCGCTTAAAGCAGGCCTGGTGACCAATCCTGATGGCTCGAAGATCGAAGCAATGGATGACATCATAGACGACGGCGTCGACACAACAGACAGTGAGGACGACTCTGACGAAACGGTCGAGGGGAAAGTCAGCGAAGGCTCCGACCATGCGCAAAAACTTCTGGCAAGCAATATGCGGATTCCAAGCTCGTACGCGATGCCCGTCCACATGTCAGTATCATCAGCCGGAAGTAATACCGATGACCCTGGACTTTCCGAGGGGCTGGCCTCCAAGATGAGAGTCCCATATCCGTCGCCGCAGCCCAACCAATCACAGCCCATGTACTTCGTACCGGGCAGGGAGGGCAGCCAAGTGCAAATGCATCCGGACAAGTTTGTGCTCATCCAGCCACAGGTGTCGCAGGTACCGAGTGGGCTTCCTGTCAACATGCCGGTTCACATGAGGCCCGCGGTGCAGACGCTGGCGCAAACCGTCCGTGAACGCCTAGCAGCCAAGTCACAGGAGAACCTCGCGGACAAGTCGCGACAGGAGGCCTTACGACAACGGCGGATGGCCATTTCCAACCTCTCCCCCCTGCCTCCTTTGAAAACGAGCAACTTTGGAAACATGATGTCATTGTCCATGTCCTCTCTTCCAGATGTAGGACAGCAGTCAACTCCGACCTCCATGGTTCCTAGGCAACAGGCTGTCCAAACTatgtcttcacctttgacccccgGGTCAAAGTCAGTCTCCATGTCAAACGTCGCCAGCAAGGACTCATCCCAGCAGCCTCAGCGAAGCCTCGACCGAGAGAGTCTCCACGAACGCATCATGCAACTCATCAACCAGAACGAGGCAATTGTCGAGAGCCAGAGCCTTGAGAACGTGAAGCCGCGCCGCATGTCGGGATCTCGCAGGTCGAGTATCGAGTCGCCCAAACCGACAAGCATGGGATACCTGGACCTGATGAAGAAGTCAAGCCCAGAGGTGACCCAACAGATGAACTCACAGAGCATCCAGGGAAGGAGAGGGTCACTGGGAAACCTGTCTGAAATGCAAACTCTAGGGGCTGGGATTCCCCCAATGACTCCAGTCACAACCATCTCATTCTCACTGTCTCCTTCTCCATCCATGGGCctggttgccatagcaacaacaGCACCTGCATCCCCATTGGTCACCGCTACAGGCTTCATAGCAACCCCGCCTAGCAACGGTTCATCGCGAGGATCAAGTCCTGTTGTACAGCTTCCCACAAGGGCTGAAGTTCTTTCCTTTCAAATGACTCATAAGAAAGGCACAGAGAAGGAAATGTCAGAAAAGTGGAGCGGGCCTCAAGGGAAAGGGACAGAGCCACAACTCACGAGCCCTCTTGTCCCCATCAATGTAAATAGCGTGCAAACGTCTGCCCATTTCACAAGTACGGCCGCAGCGACAAGCGGTACAGCCACACAAGCGGGGCCAGAAACAGGGAGCAGTATGATCAAGGAGCTTCTGTTGAGTAGAGGCAGGATTCAGACGGAGATGATGAAGTCTAGTACGGAGAGGGATCTCCCAAAACATCCCACTTATGCAAATCCCCTGGAGTTGCAAACTTCTGTGCGGATGATACAGAAGGAGGACCGGGTCCTCCACAGCCCAAAGAAGCGGAAACTTTACGAAGAGATGCAAGCAAAGGCCCAACGTCAGGCCATGGCCGCACTTCAACAAAGCGGCAGCCAGGCCACAGTAGAGGGACCCCCGCTGAAAATCTTCTTGGAGGAAGGAAGAGTATTGTCTCCTAACGTTAGGGAGAATTCACCCCATTATGCAACCAGTGCAACCAACATGGCAGCCAGACCATCAGAAGGTAGTTCTACTCCATTAGAAACCAACTCAAGTCAATCCTCGTCTAGTCAGGAGGCAGGCCAACAGGTACACAGCAACTATCAACCTGCAatacaaaaggaaacaaaagacCAACAAGGGGAGAAGACTGTGTTGTTAACAAAGAGTGACACTTTCTCTCAACTTCCAAGTGAAAAGCTTCCTCCGAAAAAGAAGCTCCTCTATGCAGGAATGCACAGTCCGAACCCAGAGGCAAGGCTAGCTATGGGGGAGGGCTCAAGTGGGTTACAAACCGCTATGTCACAGCAAGGAACAGCTGCAGATGTTAAGAAGACATCAGGTAACGTCTTACAGCCACTCCAGAGTCTGTATCGCCTGGCAAACATCAAGGATCCTCCGGCTGCATTCATGACAAAACCAGACGTCTCTAGTACTGTAGCAGATCCTAATATTGCAGTATCATCCTTGACACGAGCTATGGAAAGAGACAAAGAAGTTTCATCTTCTGCCGTAAGACCTGAACAGCTTGTGCAACCTGTTTCAGAAAAGCCAAGCAGTTTTGGAAATGATAGTCAAGTACAGAAAGGGCATGTTTCTACACCTGTGGTTTCAACTCAGTCACTCCAGTCTGTTGGTACAGCGGAACACAAGCTTTCTAGTGGTCTGTCGTCATACTCCATTGGACAGCAGTCTCATCAGGCAGTGACACTAGATAAGATTGTGACAGTTCCTGCAGCTGGACAACACTACTCTTTATCAGCTGCAAACAGCAGTGCCAGAACAGCAGATGTTGGACAGCTTAGTTCACCACTTGCTGTGACGCAAGAGAAGAAATTGTTGCCCCAATCTCTCAGCCACGCAACACAAAAACCAAAGGAGGGAGTGATGGGTACAGCACCGTTTATCCAGAGCACAGCACACCGACAGGAGGGAACAGCACATCAAGGGAAGACAGCAGGAATTCATGGTCCTCCTGGGCAGCTGACACCTTACACGGGACAGCTGGCTGTGCAATTTTCTCAACAGACAGCACAAGTTGCCAAACACCATTCACAGCAGGGACAAGGCACTGAACCCCACTCGCAACATGCTGCGCCCTCAAACATTCAAATCCAGTTGAAAAAGTCGCCAAGTGAGGAACAAGTCCTTCACAGCCGAGGTCAACAGATGCAAACAACAGCTCAAGAGGAGGTCCAACACGACAGGCAAAGCAACCCTCCGAGGGCAGACCCTAACACGTCAACACGACACAGGGTGCCCTACGTCACCTTTGAGAGAGGGAAGGAGAATATTGTTGTCATTAACGTCCCTGCACCAGCTCCGCCCAGGGAAATGCAGAGCATGAAACTGGAACAGACAGGGAACATCATCAAAGCAAACATCATGCCAGGGGCGGGAGGGCAGCAGAGGATGCTGGTCCAGATGGCGGTACCACTCGGCGGGCAGACTGTCCCGACCAATCAGAGCTCTCTCGTCTCTCCACCCATGCAGGGGATTGGGATGGGTCAGAGACAGCAGAAGGTTGCCATGGCGCGCGCACAGATGCAAGGAGCGGCCATTAAACCTGACCAGTTCGGCAAAACTGTGGAGGTCATGGCCAGCCTGCAGCCAGTCGCACTCTTAACGTTCTGTACCCTCCACCGGCCTCAACCAATCCACTTGGAGCAGGGATCGAACCAGTCTATTTCCATGTATGCAAAGTGGAACATCGTTCCCTCTTCCATCGATGTCCGTGGCAATCTCTCTCTGTACAACTCGCAAGTCAACAAGCGGAAATATCGGCGTGGAATCACAACGATAGCGAACTCAACACAGCCGAGGGGCGGAATATTGACTCCATCCAGCTTCTGGAGTTCTCGACACAAGGTAAAAGCAACGCAACAAGCCTtacaggtgaaaggtcaaacaCCACAACCAACCAAAGAGGAGACCGTACCACAAGCAGGAGAGGGGGCGACGGCAGAGGGTGAGGTGTCAGATAGCAGGAAAAAGCTGAAAGAGGCCATCAGGGCCAAAAACGAGCCACTGAGAGTGAAAATCTTTGATGGCGGTTATAAATCCAACGAAGACTATGTGTACGTGAGAGGGAGGGGTCGGGGAAAGTATGTGTGCGAGGATTGCGGAATACGCTGCAAGAAACCGAGCATGTTGAAGAAGCACATCAGGACCCACACGGACGTCAGGCCCTACCACTGCAAGTATTGCAACTTCTCCTTCAAAACCAAAGGCAACCTGACCAAGCACATGAAGTCCAAGGCTCACAGTAAGAAGTGCCTGGAGACGGGTGTACCGGTAGAGGATGGGGCAGTGGACGAAACCGGAGAGGAAACTGCCTCTAGTACGGGGCAGGATGCCGGTGTCGAAGATCACCAGTTTTCAGACGCGGAGACAACGGACTCCGCGGAGGACGAAGAAACGGAGAGCGAAAATGAAAACGATGATGAAGACGATGAGGAAGAAGTTGTCGAGATTCAAGATTCGGGCATTTCTCAAGGAGGTGGTGCTCTTAGCTCATCCAGTATGCAAACGCCGGAACTGTTCTCTATGTATCCCCATTCTCTGTCTGTGTCTAGCATAGGCCTGAGCACCATCTATGGAAAGTCGGTGAGTCTGTCCCAGAATCCAACTCCGTTGGCGTCACCGCCCGCAAGTCTACCTGCACCCGAAGAGCTGTCCAAGACGATACAGAAGACTGTTAGGGATCTCGAGGGGAAGGAAGATGGCTCGAAAATCCAGGAGAGTGGTAGACTTGACTTGCTCGCTGAAGCCTTAAAGGTTCGGACCAAACCAGCTACCGTGCCGCCGCCACTGACGATCGGTTCAACTCAGGCTGGTATGGGGTTTTGGGGGCTAACACAGTCTCTAAAACAGCCGCAAACTTCAGTAATTCCACCAACAAGCTTCCAGCTACCCCCTCCACAGCCTCCAGAGCAGCGGACGCCAGAAAAACCGAACTCTTTGACGCCACAAGTCTCATCTCCTTTACCGCCTGTACTAACCCCACAGAAGACGTTTGCACATGGCCCACCCCTTCCTAGCCCCTTGTTGCTAAGCCCACCACCGTTGTTGGACAAGCATGGCTATGTGACCTCTCAAATAATCTCAGCCAACCAGCCCCTGCCAGGGCATAAGACAGGAAAGACAGCAATGCCACAAAAGCAAGATGTCGTGTCAGTTCGTTTGCTCGCTGAAAAGGGGAACCCAGTCATGTCTAGTATGCCTGGATCTGTGGCTGAAGAAAAGGGTCTGCAAAAGGAGCACACTATTGAGAAAAAGCCACCTTCAACAAATCCACAGTTTAAGCAGTTACCTCACCTTGTACctgaagcagacagacaggctgaCTTACACCACACTCAAGTCCAGgtaaaaaatgaaacaacagagccaaaggtcaaagttgaaacaGCTGAGAAGCTCAGCCAATCACAGAGAGAGGACGCCACTCCACAGCATGAAAGTCTCATCAGTACAAAAACTGTTGATGCCATGCAGCTAATTTCCGAGAGAGAAAAACCATTGGAGGGGGAAATTCAACAAGTCATGCATGCTAACATACAGGATGGTGATTCCAGCCAAACAAAGGTTATTGTGACAAAAGACGGACAGGTCGAAGAGTTCCACACATGCCATCTATGCAAACGTGCTTTCCAGTGGGGGCGAATGTTGCAGGAACACATGAGAGCCCACGTAGAGGAGCGTCCGTTCACGTGTAAGGAATGCGCCGTGTCGTTTCGAACCAAGGGGCACCTTAGTAAACACGAGCGCTCGCAAACCCACCATCTCAAGGTTGAGGCCGACGCCCAGTTCATGGAGTGGAACGAAGTTGAAGTTGTCGACTCCACAAATGACCCGCGGCCTTTCAAGTGCAAGGAGTGTAAGGTTGCATTCCGTATCCCTGGTCACTTGGCTAAACACCTCAGGTCAAAGGGGCACGCCTATGCTGTAGAGAGACAAGAACGCATACATCAGCTTGATGGAAGCAGTTCGGCACAGATCAGTCCTGGGTCTCTAAAAACTGGTCTCCAGAAGAACACAGGAGATGTGGGGGTGGGTACTGCAGAGGGAGCGGCAGGAAGGGAGCTGATTCAACATGGGGATTTGAAGTCTCAAACTAGTCCCTCATGTAGCAAAACGTCCAGTGAAACACTGATGAATGTAGGGCTTAAGAAGGAGGTGACTGCTCGCGGAAGGATCCGAAGCATCTCGGAGACGGAAGCAGAGAAGTTAGGGCGAGAGAAGCACCTCTTCGAGAGGTTCACTCGGGAGAGGACGATATCAGAAACGGAGGCGTACGCCCCTCAGATGAGGGTGGCTGCAGGCATGGTGCCTCTTCGGATCTCCACGTCATCCATGGCCCCAGCTGCTCACTACATCCTCCCGCAAACATCAGGACAAGTTCTCCAGCAGTTACCTGGGATCATGTACGCCCAGGCGCAGCCCATGTCACcaaggctggccaaaactcacATTCCCATCCAGCCCGCCCTGCCGACAAACTCGACAGGCGTCCGAACCGTCATGCAGCCTTCCCTTGCCATCGTTCCTCAAGTCGTGGCGACCGACGGAAAGACAGCAATTGTGGGTACCCCAGTTTCCATGCCTTCGACGTTACCCATGCAGCCGTTGCTTATTCCACAGGAGCAGGCACGAAATCCGGGTGCACCGGGGCAGCCCCAGATTTTACCTCGTATGACGGCACCGGGACTTCTTATGCCGGTCACCCCCCAACACCATCAAACGCCATCTCCTGCAGTGCCTAGTACAGCAGGGGCCCAACATAGGCTCCAGATGATATCACTAGCAAAGGGGTCGGTTCCATTTATCGTTACAGCACCTACCATGTCTCCGATCTCTCCTGGTGCGCCGAGCTCGGTCAATGTGCATGGCGCTCCACCGTCGTCCGTGCTTGCCAACATCAGCCCTGGAAGCTACAGCCCACAGAGCAGCGATCTTGCTGCACGCACGTGTCCTCACTGCAAACGGTCTTTCAAGAGTGCGCGGTACGTCTCCAAGCACATCCAGACGCGCCACTCCGGGGTTAAGAACTTCAAATGTCCGTACGAGGGATGCGATAAGGAGTACGCCATCAAAGAGTCGTACAAGTATCACATCAGCACGCACGAGAGGAACAGTAACCGACAAGCCTCGCTTGAACAACAAGAAAACGTTAAAAGACAACGAACAATATCGGAGCAAACTGATAGCAGTATAGAAACTATGTCTGGTCCCAGTGTGGAAAAGAGTCATCAAAGTTTAGGTGAAACCAGTGCTCAGTCTGTTCCAAGTCAGCAAATAGTGTCAATCGGTCAGGATGAAAGGAAAGATAAGAAAGACAAGATAGAAGAGCCTTTACAATGCAAAGACACAGAAGTTAAAGCAGGGGAAAGTACCAAAGAAGAAGATCAGCAGACAATAGATGAGAACACAAAGGGAACAATGACAAAAGAATCAAGTCCTGTACCAGTTGATACAAAAAAGGATTGTGATAACCTTGCAATAGTGGAATCTTCGAAAGACACTGACGAGTTTACAAAAAGCAGTGAGGACACAGTTGGTTTCAAAGAAGAGACGTGTATAACTGCAGTTCCCATTCCAGGCACTAGAGGGCAAGGTGGCAAACAGGGAGTCGAGACAAGACGCAAACGAAAACTGAGAGAACAAGTGACCGTGAAACATACGTCACCAAAAACTAGAAAAAAGGACTCTGCAAAGGTTCAACAACAGACAAATACCACTCCCAAAAAACTGTCAGAAAAGAGGAAACCCAGAACTGCGGTAGAGTCTACAAGAGGAGGTACATCCAAAACAAACTCTAGTTTGTTATCTCATAAGTTAGAAACTCCAATTAATGCAGATACACAGACTTATAAACAGACAACCGAATCACTAGATGGCAATGAAAGAAAGGTTGAAGAAAGCGAGTCCAAATTAAAGGACAAAGAGGAAGAGAATAGACTTTGA